A window of Companilactobacillus allii genomic DNA:
AGGCATCTCGTAATTCTAGAAGGGACTTGCCATTTATATCGCATTCATCACCAACTAGACTACGGATACGATTGATTAAGTAGATACGATCCAATTCTTGATAACTGTTGTCGAACTTAATTATTTCGTCAGCGAATTTATCAATGGAACTTGTTTCTTTGGTACTCATTATTCACCCACCTCGGATAATTCTTTTGGTCCATCAGAAATCTCAGCAATATAAAAGTCAGCGTCATATCCAATCTCATCTTTATATGTTTTACCAACATTTGACTTGAAGTTTTCTACTTCGTCTTTAGCGACAATGGCGATAGCACATCCACCAAATCCTGCACCTGTCATACGGGCACCGAGGACACCTGGCTGTTTCCAAGCTGTTTCCACTAGAGTGTCTAGTTCTTTACCAGTTACTTCATAGTCGTAATGTAGTGAGATGTGTGAGGCATTGACCAAGCGTCCGAAGCCTTCGATATCGTTGTCATTTAATCTCTTGATGGCCTTTAAAGTACGTTGATTTTCGAACACTGCATGTCTGGCACGACGAATCAAGGCATCGTCATTTATCAAATAGTCATATTCGTTGAATTCATCGATCGAAAGATCTCCAAGAGAATTGATGTCCAATTTGGTTTGTAATTTCTTTAGAGCTAGTTCACATTCACTACGACGTTCGTTGTATTTGGAATCAGCCAATTCACGACGCTTATTTGTGTTCATGATCACGATAACGTTATCTCCAAGTTTAACTGGAGCATATTGGTATTTCATAGTATTGGTATCAAGTAAAATTGCTTGATCCTTTTTACCCATACCGACAGCAAATTGGTCCATGATACCTGAGTTAACACCAATATAATTATTTTCGTCTTCTTGACCGATTTTTACTAAGTCTAATTGGTCTACTTTTAGATCAAAGACTGTATTCAAAATAGTTCCCATCAATAGTTCGATTGATGCAGAAGATGAAAGACCAGCACCATCAGGCAGATTACCGTGAATGAATAAATTGAAGCCATGATCGAACTTATAGCCACGTTTTGCTAAGAAGTACATGATACCACGGGGATAGTTCACCCAATCGTCTTCTTTTTTGTAGTCTAAGTCATCGATATTGAAACTAATGATTCCTTTATCAGGAATATTTGCTGAATACATTTGAATTTTTCCGTCATCACGTGCACCATAGGCAGCGTATGTACCAATACTAATGGCACAAGGGAACACATTACCACCATTGTAGTCAGTGTGTTCACCGATTAGATTGATTCTTCCGGGGGAAAAGAAAAGTCTCTCGGCTGAGGATTTAAATATGTTTTGATAGTCTGAAAGAAGGTCGTTGTTATTCATAAGTTTTTCTCCATATTTATTTAGTAAATGTTTACTAACTTATGATAACGCTTTCTTTTGACTGGTGCAATAACTTGTGTTAGTAAACGTTTGGTAAACAAAAATAATTGTTAGCTTGCAACGTAATATATAATAGTAATATTAATCAAATATGTTATGATTTAAGCAATACTTTCATATTATATATTGAAGGAAAAAGAGGACGAATTTATGCCAACGGCAATTGTGACGGATACGGCTTCATATTTAACGTCGGAACAAATAAAAGAATTTAACATCACTGTTCTGCCAATTACAGTTATTTTGGGAAATAAACAATATAAAGAAACCGAAGAATTAGGATTAGACAAATTTTACGATTATTTAAAAACTGAAGATGAATTACCAACAACAGCTCAAGTTTCAATGGGACAAATCGAAGAGGCCTATGACAGGTTAGTATCAGAGGGATACGATAAGATTATTTCTATTCATTTATCAAGTGGAATTACTAGTTTCATGGATAATTTGAGAATGTTCTGTAAGGAATATGACAAAGCAGAAGTATTTCCGTTTGATTCATTAGTTGCCAGTGCTGGGGAAGCAAACTTGGTATTACTAGCCGGTAAATTGGTACAAGAAGGACAGAGTCCTGAAGATATCGTACCTAAGTTAAAGATGCTTCGTGACACTATGGAAGTCAGATTTGCAGTTGATAATTTGAATCACCTAATGCGTACAGGACGTTTGAGTAATAGATCAGCCATTATTGGTAATTTATTAAATATCAAACCAATGTTAACTTTTGATGATGAAGGTAAGATTATCGCCATAGGTAAAGAACGCACAATGAAACGAGTCTTCAGACTTATGTGTGACAAAATTCAAGAAACACTAGATAATGTTGATTATAAAGTCCATGCAACCATCATTGATGCTAATAATCAAGAGTTGTCAGATTCTTGGGCACAAGATTTGCAAGAGAAGTTTCCAAATGTTCGAGTAACACAAAGTTCACTGGGACCAGCTATTAGTGTCCATACAGGTGAAAAGACAATGGGAATTATTTGGGAGATGGATTGGCAGACAGTTAAGTAAAGAGCGCCACAACACGCGGTTAATTTCCGAGCATTAACGCAAATAATCCTGGTATTCACGAAAGTGAATATCAGGATTATTTTTGTTAAGCAGAAGAAATAGCGTGTTGTGGCGCATTTTTCATTACAAATTAATTTTTTTGAAACTTTGCCCTTGCCTTGAAGTGACTTCAAGGTTGTATACTTCAAAAAGTAAAGTTAATTAGTAAAGGAGTGATGAACATTCAAATTACAATTTTTGGAGCTACAGGAAGCATTGGTCCATTTTTGATAGATAAAGCACTAGATCTTGGACATACGATAATAAGTGCAAGCCGAAAACCACAAAATGATACTACTGATGGTGTTAAAAGTATAGTAGTTGACTATGGAGACACTGAAAGTATTAAAAAGGCTTTAGTAGGTAGTGATGCAGTCATCATTGCACTCGGTGGTAGTAATATTTTAGAGCCAACCAAGAATATTTTACATACGTTAGAAACTTATGGTCCTAAGAAAGTAGAAATGATAACTGGATTTGGTTCAGATAAAAAATTACGAAAAGAATTACCATTAAGCCAACAAGTTATGTTTAATGCAATGAAAGTAACTTTTTCAGCAGTTTTAAAAGTAATGTCACAACAAGTAGAAATAATAAGAAATACAAATGGATTAGATTGGTTAAATGTTCAACCACCATGGCTAACTTATGATGAGAAGACTGACTATCGTTATGGAGTTGATATAAAAAGTACTGTTAATTCAAAGTTAAGCCGATTGGATTTGGCTGATTTTATGATTACACAATTATCACAAAATGAATTAGGTAAAAAATCGGTTAATATAGTTGGTTCTACTAAAAAATAAAATATTTAAGGAGTATTTATAAATGAGAAATTTCACTTTTGATTTAGATGAGAATGTAGAAAGAAGAGAGGTTAGATTTAATAACCGATTTGGTATTGAAATTGCTGCAGATTTCTACCTACCAAAAAATATTGGTGATAAAAAGCTTAGTGGTCTAGTTATTGGTGGTCCTTTTGGAGCTGTTAAAGAGCAAGCTTCAGGACGTTATGCAAATGAAATGGCAAAAAATGGCTTTGCGGCATTAGCCTTTGACGGTTCATATACTGGTGAAAGTGGTGGTACTCCAAGAAATGTTGCTGCTCCAGATATTAATACTGAAGATTTCATGGCAGCTGTAGATGGAATCGGTATGCAAAAGAATGTTGATCGTGATAGCATCGGGGTTATTGGTATATGTGGATGGGGTTCACTAGCTTTGAATGCAGTAGCCATTGACAAACGTGTTAAAGCAGTTGCAACCGTTTCGATGTATGATGCTTCAGCCGGATTTGCAGCTCAACCACTAGAGCAACGTACAGAAATGTTGAATAATATTGGTAAACAACGCTGGGTGGATGTTGATAATGGAAGTCCTGCAGCAATGTTTGATCAATTACCAAGTAAATTACCAGAAAATGCAGATATGGATACAAAGGAAACATTCGAATTTTATCGTACAAAACGTGGTTTCCATGAAAATTCTATCCTTTCAAATGGTCGTTGGAATGCAACAATGCCATTATCATTTATGAGCACACCAATTATGAACTATATGGATGAAATATCTCCACGTCCACTATTGTTGATAGCAGGTGAAAATGCATTCTCTAGACCAGCTAGCGAAGTTGCATACAAAAAAGCTAAAGAGCCAAAGGAATTGATGCTTATTCCTGATGCATGGCATTCAACACTTTATGATAATATGGAAAAAATTCCATTTGTTAAAATTGTTGATTTCTTCAATGATAGTTTATAATTAAGCTAACTTGAGGTGATAAGATGCAGATTAAAGAAATTTCAGATAGATTAGATATTCGACCAGAAACGATTCGTTATTGGGAAAAAGTTGGACTAGTCAGTCCAAGCAGTAGGACAAAGTCTGGATATCGTGATTATGATGAGACGAATGTTGAATGGATACAATATGTTAAGTGTCTGAGAGTGATTGGAGTTCCAATTGAGAATATCAAGAAATATAATGAATTATTCTTAATAGGTGATAGTACCATTAACGAACGTAAGAATATTATAATTGATCAACGTCAGCATTTGATTGATCAAATCAAAGAGTTTGAATCTGCACTTGAATTGGCTGATAATAAAATTAAAAATTATGAAAAAATGATATTACCCGTTGAACGTGAACTTAAGAATAAAAGTAATATAAAATAAAGGACTTTAACATTCACTTTGTGAATATTAGAGCCCTTTATTTTTATTCAACAGCATTTCTAGAAACTAACCAATGAGTCATTACTAGACAGACTACAATCATCAAAAGAGACACGACAAAACCAATTTTGATACCAGCTAATTCACTAGCTAAGTAATTACCTGGATTTGCACGAGTGGACATACTGATTATCCCGACTAGTAAGGCAGTACCAAAAGAAGCTGCCACTTGTCTCAAAGTATTATATGTCGCAACGCCATCTGGTAGGATTTTGTTAGGAATAGATGCAAGTGCTTGAGTTTGGATCGGAATCAAAACTTGGCACAAGCCCATTTGTCGGATAGTTTGACCTAATGTCACTATCAGGATAGGCGTGGATAAGGTTGTGAATGATTGTAATCCTGTACCGATGCAATCGATGATGAGTCCTGAGATAACTAAGCGTTTGACGCCGAATCTGTCATATAATCGTCCACTTATCGGGGACATTATTGCTGTGAAAGTGGCTCCGGGCAATACAACCAGACCAGATTGTAGGGCACTGTAGTGCATGACATTTTGGACCAAGATAGGGATGATGATCGAGTTACTATACATCGTCACCATTAGAATCATATTTATTATCACTGCAATATTGTATTGCTTGTAGTTAAAAATCTTAAAATTAATGAATGGGGATTCATCGTGTCGCTGAGTAAGCACGAACAATACTAAGATTACAATCCCAATCAATGTGGCACCACCAATATTAAAGGTAAGAAAGTCAGTTGTTCCAATATTTGAGAGTCCATATAATAGGAACAATAATCCCAAACTTGAGAGAATTAAGCCCTTAGTATTGAATTTCAATTTGGTTTCTTGATGATCGTTTGTAAGGAAAATAATTGATAAGATAATATTTATTGCTGTAAAAGGTATTACTAAAATGAACAAATAACGCCAAGATAGGACTGACAATACAAAACCTGACATAGTTGGGCCGATTACCGGAGCAAAGTTGAACGCTAATCCAATTATCCCCATAATCTTACCTTGATTATGCCGAGTGGCTGAATTCATCGCTGAAACATTGACCAACGGCATCATGACACCAGCGCCAATGGCTTGAATCATTCTTCCGGTAATTAAGAAGACATATTGTTGTGATAATGCACCGAAGATTGTTCCTAGTAAGAATATAGTTGAGAAGAATAGATAAAGTTTTTTGAATGAGAATTTCTTCAATAAATAGGCACTGGTAGGAATCATCAGTGCATTGACCAAGATATAACCATTAGTCAGCCATTGACCCATCGATGTGGTGATGGAGAATGTCTTCATAATTGATGGTAAAGCAGTACTCATCAAAGTTGAACTCAATACTCCGAAAAAGCTTCCGATGGTAATAATAGCAAGGGATAATTTGGTTCTTTTGTTCATAAAAACTTACACTTCCTTAAAATAAGTTAAAAACACGACTTTTCTTATCATCAGGTTAATGAAGTGGTTTGTCAAATTAATCTAGAATTGACATTGTTAAAAGTTAGATTATTATTAGAAATATTGAATCATATCTATAGGGAGTGAAGCGCATGTTTAATGTTTTTGTAAGAAAAGCACAAAATGATGATTTAGAACAAATTATCAAAGTTATTAATGATGCTAAGAACCTCATCAAGAAATCAGGAAGTCCACAATGGCAAGATGGTGAACCCAGCCGATCAGTTCTTGAAGAAGATCTGCAACTAGGACGTGGATACGTCTTGATAGTTAACGGTGATTTGGTCGGTTACACATGTTTAATGCAAACAAACGACCCACACTACGAAGTTATCCAAGATGGTAGCTGGAATAATACCACAGATAAATACGCCACATTGCATCGAGTTGCTATAGGGGATGGATATCGAGGTAAGCATCTAAGTGACTTTTTGATTTCAAACATGTTTACGATTGCGTACGGATTAGGATTTAGAAACTTCCGTATAGATACACATGCAATGAATAAAGGAATGCAACACGTATCAGAGAAGTTTGGATTTAAGTATCGGGGCATTATTTATGTCGGTGAAAAAGAAGATGATAGACGACTGGCTTATGAACTCAATATTTAGAGCGTCACAACACACGGGAATTTCCGAGCATTAACCTAAAAGAAGCTGATATTTGCGAATGCAAATACCAGCTTCTTTTAAGTTAAGCGGAAGAAATTGTGTGTTGTGGCGCGTTTGCGAAGCAAACAAGAAACAATCAAGCAGGTTATGCAATCATACAAATTTGCGAATGCAAATACCAGCTTCTTTTAAGTTAAGCGGAAGAAATTGTGTGTTGTGACGCGTTTGCGAAGCAAACAAGTAATTTAAACTCTAACGACTATAATCATTGGCATCAGCCTTGGTAAATGCACCAACCAACTTATGTGGCAAATAAGGTTCTTCAAGGAAATCAACATCGTCCTTGCTCAAAGTTATATCCAAAGCATCAACAGCGTCAATAAGATGAGACTTTTTAGTAGCTCCAACGATTGGGGCAGCGACTTGAGGCTTTTGCAATAACCATGCCAAAGCAACTTGAGCACGTTTTACACCATATTTATCAGCAATCTCACCAACTCTTTGAACGATTGGTTCATCCTGTTCTTCAGTAGAATCATATTTAGAACGTGCAACTTTGTCTGTTTCATATCTCTTAGTAGTTGATGACCAATCTCTTGCCAATCTACCAGAAGCTAGTGGACTATAAGGTGTCACAGCTATATTCTTCTCTTCGCAAAGTGGCATCATTTCACGTTCTTCTTCTCTATACAACAAATTGAGATGATTTTGCATAGAGACAAATTCAGTCCAATTATGTTCTTTGGCTACTGCTTGTGCCTCAGCAAATTGCCAAGCAAACATAGCAGAGGCACCGATATATCTAGCTTTACCAGACTTAACAACATCATGCAAAGCCTCCATAGTTTCTTCAATAGGAGTATTGTAGTCAAAGCGATGGATGATGTATAAATCAACGTAATCAGTTTGAAGACGTTTCAAACTTTGGTCAATTTGAGACATGATTGCCTTACGTGATAGTCCAGCGTAGTTAGGCTTTTGTTCAGGCGTGAAGAATACTTTAGTGGCGAGAACTATTTGATCTCTGTCAGCGTACTTTTTCAAAGCATCCCCAACAAACTTCTCACTGTCACCATGCGAATAGATATTGGCAGTATCAAAGAAGTTAATACCCAAATCAAGGGCAGTCTTTATTACATCGGTACTCTTTTCTTCGTCTATAGCCCAAGGGAACATGCCAGTTGAGGCATTACCAAATCCCATAGTTCCTAAGGCAATTCTTGAAACATCTAATCCTGTGTTACCAAACTTTGTATATTTCATAAAGTGTATCCTTCCTTATAAAAAGTCTCAACAAACCTGAGGTAATCAAGCGTATTGAGACTTTTTAATTTAGCATATTTTTAAGATTCTCTGAATAAATCAAGTTCTTTTGATCTACAGAAAGATCTAAATCATCTATTGCAGAGACAATTTGATTGGTTGCTCCAAAAGGTGGAATACCAAATGGGGCATCTGTCCCAAACAATACGTGGCTAGCTTTGAAAAAGTCTACAGTTAACTCGAGTGCCTTAGGGTTTCCCAAAAGTGCAGTATCAACGTAGAATTTCTTGAAGTCATTATATTCAGTATCGGACATTGTATATTTGATACGTTGTGAGAAGAAGGGGATCATGGCACCAGCGTGGTGTACTAAAATTTTCAGATTGGGATACTTTTGGAAGTATCCTTTTTTGACCAAGTTATACATTGCTTGCGTCAATTCATATTCCCAGCTGAACGTAATATTGTTGTCACTACGAGATTCATCAAAGACTGGATGTAACCAGATAGGAATATTCAGTTCATTTAATTTAGCAAAAATTGGTTCGTATTCATCAGAAGTAATCGGCTTATTTAGAGCTCTAGTAAATAATTGAACTCCAATTAACTCGTCATTTTTTGTGATTTGTTCATCAATGATCTTTATAGCACCAGATACTGAGTTCATGGGCAACATCGCTACCGCAGACACGAAAATATCATTATCTTTTACCATGTTTATCAGTTCTTCATTTGCAAGATTGCATAGTTTCACTGAAGTCTTAATATCAACATAGTCTTCAGGGTTCAAATTAACATTGGAAATAACTTGCACGACATCAGATGCCAAACCAGTTTTTCTCTTTTCAATATCAGTTAATACATCATTTTGCAAATAAGGATTCTTGGCTAATAAATTATTATCGATTTGTTTCATTTGAGTGTAAAAATTACTAGGTAATACATGAGCGAATACATCAATTTTTGTCATAAGTTAAATCCATTCTGGTTTGTCACCGTCAGTATTTGGTTTGTTTAATCCTACACTTTCACCAATGTGTTTAGTAGGATCGTTCAATAATTTGATCACAAAATCTGCGATACTTTTTCGTGAGACCTCAGTACCCTTGAATGGTTCAGTTTTTTGTGTTGTTTCATAGTTGATTTCATCTTTGTTACTCATCCAAGCAGGACGAATCATTGTGTAATCTGTGTTTGAGGCTTCGATCAATTGTGCTGATTTTCTAAATCCGGGCAAATAATCGGCAATGGCTTGTTCGTTCCATTCTCCAAATTTACCGGGGACTTCATGATAGGCACCAAGTGAACTGATAAAAATCAAACGCTTTTTACCAGCTTGTTTCATAGCGTTGAGAAGGCTAGTTGCTTGGTCTGCTAAGTTAGGTCCACCGACGTTTGAATAAACTATATCGACACCATCCATTGTTTTAGCCAAAGAATCTGTATCAAGAATATCACCATCAACCAATTCTACACGGTCATTTGTTTCATATTGATTCAAGCGACTACTGTTTCGCAAGAACAAAACTAGTTGATCGTCAGTTTCGTTGAGCAATCTGTCAGTAACAATCCTTGCTGTCTGACCATGTGCGCCAACGATTAGAACTTTTGTCATATATATTCCTCCTTTCGATGATTAAATCATATACCTTGAAGTTTACTTTAAGGCAACTATTAAATGTGATTAATTCATAGGTTTTTCCCAAGAACCTTTAGTTTCAACGTTTGCTTGATCTGCAAGTGTCTCTAATTTTTCAATTTCTGCTGATGTTAACTTGATAGTTATAGCTTGTTTAGTTTCACCAATATATTTTTCTTTAGTTACACCGATGATTGGTAGGGTATTTTTGTTGATGGCCCAACTTTGTGCTATTTGTGCGGCGGATGCATCATATTTCTTACCGATTTCACTCAATTCATTTGTCAGAGCTTCTAGTTCTGGTAACATCTTGTTATATTTGGATGCTCTAGAGCTACCTGCTGGTAGGGGATTGTTAGTATTGTATTTACCACTCAAGGCACCTTGTTCCAATACCATGTATGAGAAGAAATCGATATTATTTTCATTACAGTAATCGATAATTCCGGCCTTTTCAGATGAACGATATAGTAAACTGTAGTGATTTTGGATAGCTGAAATACTGATTCCTTCTTTTTGAAGAATACTATTTGCTAGCTTTATTTCGTCCAAATTATGGTTTGAAACACCAACGCGTTTGATCTTGCCACTTTTAACTAAGGGAATTAGTTGAGGAGTCCATTTTTCTACGTCAGCAGGATTATGAATCCAATAAATGTCAACATAGTCTGTATGTAATCTCTTGAGACTTCCTTCGAGCATATTTGCCATGGCGTTTTCACTGTCATCAGCAATTTGTGGTGTGAATTTAGTTGATAGTAGGTAATCTTCTCGTTTATAGTACTTTAACAAATCACCAACGAATGTTTCAGAGGCACCCATTCCATAGACTGCAGCAGTATCCCATAGGTTAAGTCCAGCACTCATAGCCGAATCAACAACTGGTTTTAGGTCTTTAGTAGTAAGTGGATCACCAAAGACTTCCTCAGAGCCCCAAGCCCAAGTTCCAAGTGCTACTGATGGTAAATTTTGTTCAGTCATATTAAAAGTTCCTTCTTTCAGTTTAAATGTTCAGTAAGTCCATATTAGATCAATGGATTTATGATGTACAATACTTATAATAAATAGTTTGAAATGCCTAAAAGTAATAATTAGATCAATAAAGGAGATATTTATGGAGATTAGAGTATTGAATTATTTCTTGGCCATTGCTAGAGAAGAGAATATTACTAAAGCTGCGATATCTTTGAATGTAACTCAACCAACCTTGTCCAGACAATTACAACAATTGGAAGAAGAACTGGGTGTGAAACTTTTTGAAAAAGAAAAGCGTAAGATGGTTTTGACAAATGAAGGGATGCTGTTGAAAAGACGTGCCCAAGAAATAGTTTCATTGACGGACAAGACTGTTAATGAGGTTTCACATAAAGATCTGGATCTTAGTGGAGAGATTACTATTGGATCTGGAGAATTGAAGAGTGTTGATACATTATCCAAGATCATTGTTGGATTTGAGAATAAATACCCAGAGGTAACATTTAATGTGTTCAGTGGTAATAGTGAAGACATCAAGAATCGAATGGACCAAGGAATGATTGATATCGCGTTATTTTTAGAACCGATAAATATAGAAAAATACGATTTCTTGAGAATGAATGTGAATGAGACTTTCGGATTACTGGTAAGAAATGATTCAAAATTGGCCCAAAAATCATTTATTGAACCAAAGGACCTACAAGATGTTTCTCTT
This region includes:
- a CDS encoding galactokinase — its product is MNNNDLLSDYQNIFKSSAERLFFSPGRINLIGEHTDYNGGNVFPCAISIGTYAAYGARDDGKIQMYSANIPDKGIISFNIDDLDYKKEDDWVNYPRGIMYFLAKRGYKFDHGFNLFIHGNLPDGAGLSSSASIELLMGTILNTVFDLKVDQLDLVKIGQEDENNYIGVNSGIMDQFAVGMGKKDQAILLDTNTMKYQYAPVKLGDNVIVIMNTNKRRELADSKYNERRSECELALKKLQTKLDINSLGDLSIDEFNEYDYLINDDALIRRARHAVFENQRTLKAIKRLNDNDIEGFGRLVNASHISLHYDYEVTGKELDTLVETAWKQPGVLGARMTGAGFGGCAIAIVAKDEVENFKSNVGKTYKDEIGYDADFYIAEISDGPKELSEVGE
- a CDS encoding DegV family protein is translated as MPTAIVTDTASYLTSEQIKEFNITVLPITVILGNKQYKETEELGLDKFYDYLKTEDELPTTAQVSMGQIEEAYDRLVSEGYDKIISIHLSSGITSFMDNLRMFCKEYDKAEVFPFDSLVASAGEANLVLLAGKLVQEGQSPEDIVPKLKMLRDTMEVRFAVDNLNHLMRTGRLSNRSAIIGNLLNIKPMLTFDDEGKIIAIGKERTMKRVFRLMCDKIQETLDNVDYKVHATIIDANNQELSDSWAQDLQEKFPNVRVTQSSLGPAISVHTGEKTMGIIWEMDWQTVK
- a CDS encoding NAD(P)-dependent oxidoreductase, translating into MNIQITIFGATGSIGPFLIDKALDLGHTIISASRKPQNDTTDGVKSIVVDYGDTESIKKALVGSDAVIIALGGSNILEPTKNILHTLETYGPKKVEMITGFGSDKKLRKELPLSQQVMFNAMKVTFSAVLKVMSQQVEIIRNTNGLDWLNVQPPWLTYDEKTDYRYGVDIKSTVNSKLSRLDLADFMITQLSQNELGKKSVNIVGSTKK
- a CDS encoding alpha/beta hydrolase produces the protein MRNFTFDLDENVERREVRFNNRFGIEIAADFYLPKNIGDKKLSGLVIGGPFGAVKEQASGRYANEMAKNGFAALAFDGSYTGESGGTPRNVAAPDINTEDFMAAVDGIGMQKNVDRDSIGVIGICGWGSLALNAVAIDKRVKAVATVSMYDASAGFAAQPLEQRTEMLNNIGKQRWVDVDNGSPAAMFDQLPSKLPENADMDTKETFEFYRTKRGFHENSILSNGRWNATMPLSFMSTPIMNYMDEISPRPLLLIAGENAFSRPASEVAYKKAKEPKELMLIPDAWHSTLYDNMEKIPFVKIVDFFNDSL
- a CDS encoding MerR family transcriptional regulator, which encodes MQIKEISDRLDIRPETIRYWEKVGLVSPSSRTKSGYRDYDETNVEWIQYVKCLRVIGVPIENIKKYNELFLIGDSTINERKNIIIDQRQHLIDQIKEFESALELADNKIKNYEKMILPVERELKNKSNIK
- a CDS encoding DHA2 family efflux MFS transporter permease subunit, producing the protein MNKRTKLSLAIITIGSFFGVLSSTLMSTALPSIMKTFSITTSMGQWLTNGYILVNALMIPTSAYLLKKFSFKKLYLFFSTIFLLGTIFGALSQQYVFLITGRMIQAIGAGVMMPLVNVSAMNSATRHNQGKIMGIIGLAFNFAPVIGPTMSGFVLSVLSWRYLFILVIPFTAINIILSIIFLTNDHQETKLKFNTKGLILSSLGLLFLLYGLSNIGTTDFLTFNIGGATLIGIVILVLFVLTQRHDESPFINFKIFNYKQYNIAVIINMILMVTMYSNSIIIPILVQNVMHYSALQSGLVVLPGATFTAIMSPISGRLYDRFGVKRLVISGLIIDCIGTGLQSFTTLSTPILIVTLGQTIRQMGLCQVLIPIQTQALASIPNKILPDGVATYNTLRQVAASFGTALLVGIISMSTRANPGNYLASELAGIKIGFVVSLLMIVVCLVMTHWLVSRNAVE
- a CDS encoding GNAT family N-acetyltransferase, translated to MFNVFVRKAQNDDLEQIIKVINDAKNLIKKSGSPQWQDGEPSRSVLEEDLQLGRGYVLIVNGDLVGYTCLMQTNDPHYEVIQDGSWNNTTDKYATLHRVAIGDGYRGKHLSDFLISNMFTIAYGLGFRNFRIDTHAMNKGMQHVSEKFGFKYRGIIYVGEKEDDRRLAYELNI
- a CDS encoding aldo/keto reductase; translated protein: MKYTKFGNTGLDVSRIALGTMGFGNASTGMFPWAIDEEKSTDVIKTALDLGINFFDTANIYSHGDSEKFVGDALKKYADRDQIVLATKVFFTPEQKPNYAGLSRKAIMSQIDQSLKRLQTDYVDLYIIHRFDYNTPIEETMEALHDVVKSGKARYIGASAMFAWQFAEAQAVAKEHNWTEFVSMQNHLNLLYREEEREMMPLCEEKNIAVTPYSPLASGRLARDWSSTTKRYETDKVARSKYDSTEEQDEPIVQRVGEIADKYGVKRAQVALAWLLQKPQVAAPIVGATKKSHLIDAVDALDITLSKDDVDFLEEPYLPHKLVGAFTKADANDYSR
- a CDS encoding amidohydrolase family protein, with amino-acid sequence MTKIDVFAHVLPSNFYTQMKQIDNNLLAKNPYLQNDVLTDIEKRKTGLASDVVQVISNVNLNPEDYVDIKTSVKLCNLANEELINMVKDNDIFVSAVAMLPMNSVSGAIKIIDEQITKNDELIGVQLFTRALNKPITSDEYEPIFAKLNELNIPIWLHPVFDESRSDNNITFSWEYELTQAMYNLVKKGYFQKYPNLKILVHHAGAMIPFFSQRIKYTMSDTEYNDFKKFYVDTALLGNPKALELTVDFFKASHVLFGTDAPFGIPPFGATNQIVSAIDDLDLSVDQKNLIYSENLKNMLN
- a CDS encoding SDR family oxidoreductase, whose amino-acid sequence is MTKVLIVGAHGQTARIVTDRLLNETDDQLVLFLRNSSRLNQYETNDRVELVDGDILDTDSLAKTMDGVDIVYSNVGGPNLADQATSLLNAMKQAGKKRLIFISSLGAYHEVPGKFGEWNEQAIADYLPGFRKSAQLIEASNTDYTMIRPAWMSNKDEINYETTQKTEPFKGTEVSRKSIADFVIKLLNDPTKHIGESVGLNKPNTDGDKPEWI
- a CDS encoding aldo/keto reductase, whose amino-acid sequence is MTEQNLPSVALGTWAWGSEEVFGDPLTTKDLKPVVDSAMSAGLNLWDTAAVYGMGASETFVGDLLKYYKREDYLLSTKFTPQIADDSENAMANMLEGSLKRLHTDYVDIYWIHNPADVEKWTPQLIPLVKSGKIKRVGVSNHNLDEIKLANSILQKEGISISAIQNHYSLLYRSSEKAGIIDYCNENNIDFFSYMVLEQGALSGKYNTNNPLPAGSSRASKYNKMLPELEALTNELSEIGKKYDASAAQIAQSWAINKNTLPIIGVTKEKYIGETKQAITIKLTSAEIEKLETLADQANVETKGSWEKPMN
- a CDS encoding LysR family transcriptional regulator; the encoded protein is MEIRVLNYFLAIAREENITKAAISLNVTQPTLSRQLQQLEEELGVKLFEKEKRKMVLTNEGMLLKRRAQEIVSLTDKTVNEVSHKDLDLSGEITIGSGELKSVDTLSKIIVGFENKYPEVTFNVFSGNSEDIKNRMDQGMIDIALFLEPINIEKYDFLRMNVNETFGLLVRNDSKLAQKSFIEPKDLQDVSLIMSTRAAVNHELMNWFGNYQKKLKIISNYNLIYNSVKLVQNGLGAMVCLKLDVNYQNLVFVPLRDAPILNSVVAWHSGQVFSRTTTAFVEYLKNCLQ